A region of the Arenibacter antarcticus genome:
AACTAGGGCAAAACGCCTTAAAAACTATCTTTGTGCAAATTGTAAGGATTATGATGGAAAAAAACTTTATTCCGGTGAACTGTACAAGCCCCGTAGTAGATGGAATGGTAACTTATAAATCTCCCAGTAATATTGCTTTGATAAAATATTGGGGAAAAAAGGAAAATCAGGTGCCAGCCAATCCTTCCATCAGTTTTACTTTGGACTCCTGTGCCACAACAACAAGCCTTAAATACACTAAGTTAGATGTGCCAAGTGAAGATTTTTCCTTTGAGCTGTTTTTTGGTGGGAAGCCCAAGCCCGATTTTAAGCCCAAGATTCAAACCTTTTTGACTCGAGTAGCACCTTATTTGCCATTTTTAAAGTCCTATCATTTTGTTATAGAAACTTCTAATTCTTTTCCCCACAGCAGCGGGATTGCCTCTTCGGCTAGTGGTATGTCTGCTCTAGCACTTTGCTTAATGCATATTGAAAAGCAGTTAAATCCAGATATGGAGGTGGCGTTTTTTAATACAAAGGCCTCTTTTTTGGCTAGATTGGGTTCCGGAAGTGCTTCCAGAAGTATAAAAGGGCCTTTAATGCAATGGGGTCAGCACCAGAATACAGAGGGTAGCTCGGACTTTTATGCCATTGAATATCCCTATAAGGTGCACCAGGTATTTGAAGGTTTTCAGGACACCATCCTTTTGGTAGATAAGGGGCAAAAACAGGTTAGTAGTACTGTTGGGCATAATTTAATGCACAACCACCCCTTTGCAGAGAGACGATTTGAGCAAGCGCATGATAACTTAACCGAATTACAAAAGGTCCTCGCTGATGGTGATCTTACCAATTTCGTAAAAATTGTGGAGAGCGAGGCACTTACCCTTCATGCCATGATGATGAGTAGTTTACCGTATTTTATGTTGATGAAACCGAATACTTTACAAATTATCAATAAGATTTGGGAATTTAGGGCTACTAGTAAATTGCACATCTGCTTTACTTTAGACGCTGGGGCCAATGTACATGTGTTGTATCCGGCATCTGAAAAAGAATTGATTTTGCAATTTATTAAGGATGAGTTGGTTGCGTATTGTGAAAACCAGCAGTATATTTGCGATCAAATTGGGGATGGTGCTGTTGCGTTTTGAAGGAAGATAAAAAATTAAACCATAGTGTAGAGGTTGGTTGGGAAAGTGAAATTACCTGAGCGCCAATTTTGCGGTATTTATTTTTTATTCATGATTATAAATTTATTAGTAACTTAATAAAATGAAAGGACCGCTATTTTATTCTAAAATTCTACTTTTTGGGGAGTATGGAATCATTAAGGATTCCAAAGGACTCTCCATACCTTATAATTTTTTTAAAGGTGCCCTAAAATCACCGGATAAAGATTCTGAGCAGGCTAAGAAATCCAATGCCAGTCTTAAAGAGTTTGCGGAATATTTGGAGCAGGTGCAGCAAGAGAATACCTCTTTGGTACGTTTTAACTTGGAGGCTTTAAAGAATGACCTTGCCACGGGCATGTATTTTGATAGTTCTATCCCTCAAGGATATGGCGTGGGTAGTAGTGGTGCCTTAGTAGCCGCTATCTACGATAAATACGGTCTAGATAAAATTACGGTATTAGAAAATCTTACCCGGGAAAAACTATTGAAATTGAAGTCCATTTTCAGTAAAATGGAATCTTTTTATCATGGGAATTCTTCTGGTCTAGATCCTTTAAATAGTTATTTAAGCCTTCCGATTTTAATAAATTCTAGAGATAATATAGAGTCTACCAGTATTCCTTCGCAAAATTTTGATGGGAAGGGAGCTGTTTTTTTATTGGATAGTGGTAGCATTGGTGAGACTGCTCCAATGGTACATTTGTTTATGGAGCAAATGAAGCATGAAGGGTTTAGGTCCATGTTAAAAGACCAGTTTATAAAACATACCGATGCCTGTGTAGAGGATTTTATTACTGGCAATATTAAATCGCTCTTCGGAAACTTAAAGCAATTATCCAATGTAGTCCTAGATAATTTTAAGCCTATGATCCCCGTAGAATTCCATAAACTTTGGAAACAAGGGTTAGAGAGCAATGATTATTACCTAAAATTATGTGGTTCTGGTGGTGGTGGCTATATATTGGGTTTCACAGAGGATATCCAAAAAACCAGAAAAATATTAAAAGACTATAATTTAGAAGTAGTTTATAACTTCTAAGACTCCAAGATATGCTTAGTAGAAAAAATAAGCTCTTGCTTTTAAAGGTTCTGAGCTTGTTTTCCGTTATTCGAGGTTACAATATCCTAATGATTGTTCTGGCCCAATACTTGGCCTCCATTTATATTCTTGCGCCCAATCTACCTCTTAGGGAAGTGGTTTTGGATTTAAATCTCTTTGTTATTGTAGTTGTTTCCGCGCTGGTGATTGCTGGCGGTTATATCATCAACAATTTCTACGATGCGGAAAAGGACTTGATCAATAAGCCAAGGAAGAGTATGTTAGATCGATTGGTGAGCCAGCGAACCAAACTCTCCACCTATTTTGTGCTGAATTTTATCTCCGTTTTTTTGGCGAGCTACGTGTCCTTTAAAGCAGTATTGTTTTTCTCTGCTTATATTTTCGGAATTTGGTTCTATTCCCACAAACTAAAAAAGTTGCCTTTCTTAGGGAATTTTGTTTCTGCTTCTTTAGCAATTGCCCCATTTTTCGCTGTTTTTGTATATTATAAAAATTTTGAGATCGGGATCTTTGTACATGCGCTATTTCTGTTCTTATTGATTTTGGCCCGTGAAATGATTAAGGATTTGGAGAATATAGCTGGGGATCTGGTCCAAAACTATAAGACCATTCCCATTTTGTACGGAGTGACCTTTTCTAAAATTTGCATCACCATCCTTATTGTGCTTACTTTGGTGCCATCACTCCTGTTGATCGAATATTTTGATGTGGGTTATATGTATATTTATTTTATTGCAAGTATCTTTTTTCAGATCGGATTTCTGATTTTGTTGATCAAGGCAAATAATAAAAAACATTATGTTTGGCTGCATATCATCCTTAAATTGATCATAATTGCTGGAGTTTTCAGTATTTTGTTGATCGATATAGACCTCGTTTTAAATAGAATTCTACGCTAATGCCGAATTACGGTACGATTCGCACAATCATCCAATTTCCTTTATTACCTTTGCATCAAATAAATTACATATGAGTAGGTCAGATTCAAATGACGATAAAAAGGCGTCTGGAAGGCAGGGAGGTAATTTTCGTAAGAAAAGTTTCTCCAGAGGAAATGCGCCACTAAAGAAAAATAACGATGCAAAGCCAGCCTCCGATCCCAATGTTATGAGGTTGAATCGATATGTGGCCAATTCTGGAGTATGTTCACGAAGGGATGCCGATATCTATATTTCCGCTGGTAATATTACAGTAAACGGCAAGCCTATCACAGAAATGGGGTACAAAGTAAAACTTACCGACGAGGTAAAGTTTGATGGACGCTTGTTAAATCCTGAGAAAAAGGAATATGTACTCCTAAACAAACCAAAGGATTTTGTGACTTCGGCAAAGGATGAACACGGGAGGAGAACCGTTTCCTCATTAATTACTCATGCCTCTAAATCCAAGCTACTTCCTATAGGGAAAATGGATAAGACCGCTACGGGACTGTTGTTGTTTACCAATGACGGGGAAATGTCTAAACGCCTTGCCAAACCAAAAAATGGAGTTAGGAAAATTTATCATGTAGAGCTCAATAAGAATCTTAGGGGAGAAGATCTTCAGAAAATTAAGGATGGTATACAGATAGAAGAGAGTGTGGTTCGGGTAGATGATGTTAGTTTTATAGACAATGCCCCAAAAAGGGAAGTTGGAATAGAGTTGAGAAGTACCCGTAATAAGATTGTACAACGTATTTTTGAAGAATTGGAATATGAGGTGGTCAAATTGGATAGAGTGGTTTATGCCGGACTCACCAAAAAGGACTTGCCGCGTGGACATTGGCGTTACCTTACTGATCAGGAGGTAATTAACCTTGGAATGATCAAGTAATATTCTTCTTTCCACAAAACTAAAAACCCATTGGTGATATAATCCCTAGTGGGTTTTTTTTAGTTTCCCGATCTTTATTTTTTCAATAAACAGGAAGACTACGGCCTATTTTTCAGAATCCATTGTGTGATTGCCATCAAGAAATAATTACATATATTCGGGCTATGAGAAAACTCCTTTTTATTTTATTAGCAGTACCCCTTCAAATAATGGCGCAGGAAGTGCCTGGGTCGGTACAATTTTGGAATACCTTAGAAAATCATTGCGGAAAGTCCTATGAAGGTGTCATCACTGCCGGAGGAAAAGAAGGAGATGGCTTTACTGGCGAAAAATTACTGATGCACGTTCGTGCCTGTGACGAAAACGAGATCAGAATACCTTTTTTTGTGGGTGATGACAAATCCAGAACTTGGGTACTTACTAGGGGAGACGATAATTTAATTCTCCTTAAACACGATCATAGACTAAAAGATGGTTCTGAAGATACCGTTACCCAATACGGCGGACGTAGTCCTAATACCGGATTGGCCGACATACAGTTTTTTCCAGCGGACCAATTTACTTCTAATTTATTGGAACATGCTTCCAATAATGTGTGGTGGTTTACCGTGGACGATACTTCCTTTACTTATAACTTGCGCAGAATAGGGACTGACAGGTTCTTCTCTGTGAAATTTGACCTCACCAAGATAGTAGGCACCCCAGCTGCACCATGGGGCAGTGAATAACCACCAGCAAAGTCAGAAAGTATAAAATAAATTACATTCCCACCCCTCTCACGAGTAGAGAAGGGTGGTTAGCCTACTTTTGGCGGCATCCAGTATCGTATTGTCATGTATAAGCTTGTGTAGAACTGTTATCGGTAGTTTCCGTCCGATGCCTTGGGGTAATTGACTTAGTTCATTTTTTTTTCGGTATCTTGTTTGTATGCAGGATAACCCAAAAATAGATAGGGGAGGATGAACGAAACACTTGCAATAAGGATTATTAGGTTTAATAAGGACCTCAATTTTTCTAGGAAATTGTTTAATGGGATACAGGTGATGAATCCTTTTAAGGACAATACAGAAATCCTTACTATCACGGATTCCTTCTACCATAAATTCTATGACGATACCAATAAAAGGAAACTAATTGTAGGGATAAATCCGGGAAGATTGGGTGCTGGGGTGACAGGGATCCCGTTTACCGACACCAAAAGACTTACCGATATCTGTAATATAGGAATAGCCTCAGTTATCAGCCACGAGCCCTCCTCTGTTTTTATTTATGAGGTAATAGAAGCTTATGGGGGAGTGGAGAAATTTTATGCGGATTACTTTATAAACTCAATGTCTCCCCTTGGTTTTATCGAAAAAAATGCCAAAGGAAATTGGGTTAACTGTAATTACTACGACTATAATCAATTGTTTGACCAAACAAGGCCCTTTATAATATCGAGCTTAAAGAAACTTATTGCGTTGGGAATGGACACCACAAATTGCATCGTTTTAGGTAAGAAAAACGCAAAGTATTTGAAGGTTATCAATGAAAAGGAAAAATTATTTGATACTATCACGGTTTTGGACCATCCTCGTTATATAGTGCAGTACAAATCCAAAGAAAAAGAAAAATACTTGACGGAATACTTAAAGGCATTGTGTTAATAACTAACTACCCCCTCCAATTGGTGGGGGTAGTGGAGTACTTTTTATTCGAGCTCCAATAGCCATCGGCTTCACTTGAAGATGCGGTTTAAGCTTTCCTAATTGAGGATACTAAGCAATTTTCTCCATTTTCTTTCGGATCTCTGCCAAGCACAAATTCCCTAAACTTCCCTTATGCGTGTGTTTTATATCCCTTTTTGGGGAAAAGGTTCCTTCGTTGATCTCTTTTCCCATCTTTTTATAGGCATCTCTAAACGGCACACCACTCAATACCAATTCGTTCAACGTATCCACGCTGAAGAGATAATCGTATTTGGGGTCTTCCAAAATAGCTTCGTTTACACGGATCTCCCGCAAGCTAAAGGTGAGTATTTCCAAACAGGCTTTCAGGTCCTGAATAGCGGGAACAATTACTTCTTTCACTAATTGTAGATCCCGGTGATACCCACTAGGCAGGTTGTTGGTGATAAGGATTAATTGGTTGGGTACCGCCTGTAGTCTATTGCACTTTCCACGAACGAGTTCAAAAACATCCGGATTTTTCTTGTGCGGCATAATGCTGCTTCCTGTGGTAAGCTCGTCTGGAAAGGAAATAAAATTAAAATTTTGGCTCATATATAGGCAGATATCCATGGCCATTTTAGAAAGAGTCGCTGCAATATTACTCATTCCGAATGCTGCTGCTTTTTCTACCTTCCCGCGTCCCATCTGGGCGGCCACCACATTGTATTTCATAGTTTCGAAGCCCATTTCCGCTGTGGTAAAATCACGGTCTATAGGAAAAGAACTGCCATATCCTGCAGCACTTCCCAACGGATTCTGGTCTGCCACCTTAAAGGCAGCATCCACAAAGTATAGATCATCTACCAAACTCTCCGCATAGGCGGAAAACCACAGTCCAAAAGAGGAGGGCATAGCAATCTGTAAGTGAGTGTAGCCCGGTATGAGTACAGATTTGTATTTATCAGCCAAATTTAACAGCAAATCAAAAAGGACCTTTACCTCGCCCTTTATTTCAGTAAGTTCGGCTTTAAGGTAGAGGTGCATGGCTACTAGAACCTGATCGTTCCTAGACCTTGCGGTATGTATTTTCTTGCCAGTATCGCCCAATTTCTCAGTCAATACATACTCAATTTTAGAATGCATATCCTCAAAACTGTCTTCGATCACAAATTTACCTTTCTCAATTGTTTTTGCGATATTATCTAGCTCCCTCACCAAGTCATTTGTTTCCTTGGAAGTAAGGAGCCCAATTTTCCCCAACATCTTGGCATGCGCCTTGGAGGCAATTACATCGTATTTGGCTAGGAGTAGGTCTAATTCCCTATCGTTCCCAACTGTAAAATGATCTATTTTTTTGTCCGTGCTAAAGCCTTTGTCCCAAAGTTTCATTTTCTATGTTTTTTTCCTTCCCGAAAACACGGGAAACGGTTTAATGTACTAGCTATTTTATTCTTTATGAAAATCTATTGTCTACTACTTATTCAACAGAAAGCCTTCCAGTATTTTTATATACAGGTCAATGCCCTCCTCTATTTCCCGAATATAGATAAATTCGTCCGCAGAATGGGAGCGGGTGCTATCCCCAGGTCCCAATTTTAGGGACTGGCAATATAAGCAGGCCTGATCCGAAAGTGTTGGAGACCCATAAGTTTCCCTTCCCAATGCTAAGCCCGACTGTATCAAAGGGTGGTCCTTGTCTATGGAGGACGAATTTAATCGCAAAGAACGTGGAACCATTTCGCAAGGCGCTTCCTTGGTCAGGATATCCGCAATCTCCTTATTGCTATAACAGTCGTTTACGCGCACATCAATTACCAAGTCTACATGGCCTGGTACTACATTGTGCTGATTGCCGGCCTTTATTTGTGTGACCGTAAGTTTAACCTCGCCCAAGACCTCCGAAATTTTCGGGAAACTATAGTTTTTGAACCACTGAAGGACTTCAATGGTATTGTAAATAGCGTTGTTGTTATTGGGGTGAGCTGCATGCGAAGGCGTGCCACTTACCTTTCCATCAAACACTACCAAACCTTTTTCCGCAATGGCCAGTTGCATTAGTGTAGGCTCCCCTACAATGGCCAACTCAATTTTGGGGAGCAGGGGCAACATACTATTAAGTCCATTTGGTCCAGAGCTTTCCTCCTCTGCGGAAGCCACAATAATAATGTTATGGCTTAAATTTTCTACCTCATAGAAATGGGTAAAAGTAGCTAAGAGGGACACTAGGCAGCCTCCTGCATCGTTACTCCCAAGACCAAATAATTTTCCATCCTCCACATGCGGAAGGTATGGGTCCTTGGTGTAGGCTGAGTTGGGTTTTACCGTATCGTGATGCGAATTCAACAACAGATTAGGCTTATTGTCGTCGTAGTGTTTATTAACCGCATATACGTTGTTCTTCACCCTCTTGAAAGGGATATTGAAGCTGCTGAGCCACTTTTCAATGGTGTCTGCTGTCTTATCTTCTTCAGAGGAAAAGGACTGTATACTGATGAGTTGCTGCAGTAATTCAATGGCTTTTTCCGTTCGTTGTTTTTGATCCATAGTAATTTATAAGGTAATGGTAGTATATAAGGTGGCTTTGGGAGCTAACATGCTAATATCCCCTATGCAGACCTTGCCTACGTTTTTATGAAGTGCATAAAAGCAATTTTCCAATTTAGGAAGCATGCCATCTGCTATGATTTTCTTTTCTAGTAATTCTTGATAGTTTCCTGGTTCCAAGTGTTTTACTACGGAATCCTCGTTTGTAATATCTAGCAATACGCCTTTTTTTTCGAAGCAGTAGTACAGGGTGGTTTCAAAAGCATCACTCATCCCAATAGCCACTTCCGAGGCTATGGTATCTGCATTAGTATTTAATAATTGTCCGTGCATGTCGTGGGTGATAGCGCAGAATACAGGAGTAAATTCCGCTTGTAGTAACTGATATATCGCTAGGGTATTCACTTCTTCCACATCGCCGGCAAATCCGTAATCGATTTCTTTTACGGGACGTTTTACCGCCCTGATGGTATTGCCATCGGCACCACTCAATCCAATTGCATTGGTGCCCCTGGCCTGTAATTGAGCCACGATGTTTTTATTGGCGAGGCCCCCGTAAACCATAGTGATAACCTTTAACTCTTCGGTATCTGTGATTCGTCTGCCTCCGATCATTTTAGATTCTATCCCTAATTTTGCGGCAATTTGAGTCGCCATTTTTCCTCCTCCATGAACCAATATTTTTGGACCTTCCATGGCCGAAAAGACGTCCAGAAACGTATGTAGTTCCTCTTCGTTTTCTAGTATGTTACCTCCAATTTTGATAATGGATAGTTTTTTTTTCATAACCCCTTGCTAGTCTCTCCAAACTGGAGGAATTCATATTATTTATTCTTCATTTGACGTTATTGTAGCTCCTAGTTGGGGCTTAGCTTTCTAGGCCATGTAATACCTTCTTTAGCACTATCTGTGCAGCATAAGTTCTGTTGTTGGCCTGTTCTATGACAAGGGACTGCTCTCCGTCTAATACATCATCTGCGACTACTATATTTCGACGTACCGGTAAACAGTGCATAAATTTAGCCTTGTCCAATTTCTTGGCAGTCATGGTCCAGTTTTTATCCTGATGCAATACCTTGCCATAATCTTGGTAATTACTCCAGTTTTTTACGTAGACAAAATCGGCATCCTCTAAGGCTTTGTCCTGATCGTATTCAATTTTTGAGTTTTTGGTAATTTCGGGGTTTAGTTCATAGCCCTTGGGATGGGTAATAACAAACTCGGCATCCTGCAATTGCATCATTTCCACAAATGAATTTGCTACTGCATGGGGCAGAGCTTTGGGATGCGGGGCCCAGGAAAGTACCACCTTAGGTCTTTTTTTTGTATTGTTTTCCGAGAGCGTAATGGCGTCTGCTAAGGCCTGTAGCGGATGTCCAACAGAACTTTCCATATTGATTACTGGGATTCCGGCGTATTTTTTAAAGCCATTGAGTACCACTTCGGCCTCATCCTGCTCCTTATTGGTCAAGGTGGCAAAAGCACGTATGGCTACTACATCGCAATATTGAGCCACTACCTGTGCCGCTTCTTTTATATGTTCTGAGGTCCCTTGGTCCATAATAGTACCATCGTCATATTCCAACGCCCAGCCTTCACTGCCAAAATTCATCACTATGACTTCCATTCCAAGATTCATTGCCGCCTTTTGGGTGCTAAGACGGGTTCTTAGGCTGTTGTTAAAAAATAACAAGCAAATGGTCTTGCCCGCTCCCAAGGCCTTGTGTTGCAAAGGTGCCGCTTTTAAGGATTTTGCTTCCTCTACCCATTGGGGAAGCGAGTCGATGTCTTTTAATGATAAATAATGTTGCATGTGTTTATTTTATAGTGGTAAAAGTCGTTTTGTTCTCAAGGGCATTAATGATAAAATTGTCCTCAATGCCGTTTAGGATCCAGGTTTCTATATTCGCTTTTTGTGCAATGGTGGCGGCTTCGATCTTAGATTGCATCCCTCCAGTTCCATGCGAGGATTTAGAGTTGTTTATTTCTTTTTCCAGCGTAGCCAAACTATGGACATGCGTTATGGTCTTTGGATCATTATTGTCTATAGATTCCTTGGTGTAAATGCCATCGGTATTGGTGGCTATGATCAACAAGTCCGCCTTGATCAGGGCAGCGGT
Encoded here:
- a CDS encoding SMUG2 DNA glycosylase family protein: MNETLAIRIIRFNKDLNFSRKLFNGIQVMNPFKDNTEILTITDSFYHKFYDDTNKRKLIVGINPGRLGAGVTGIPFTDTKRLTDICNIGIASVISHEPSSVFIYEVIEAYGGVEKFYADYFINSMSPLGFIEKNAKGNWVNCNYYDYNQLFDQTRPFIISSLKKLIALGMDTTNCIVLGKKNAKYLKVINEKEKLFDTITVLDHPRYIVQYKSKEKEKYLTEYLKALC
- a CDS encoding M20 family metallo-hydrolase, with translation MDQKQRTEKAIELLQQLISIQSFSSEEDKTADTIEKWLSSFNIPFKRVKNNVYAVNKHYDDNKPNLLLNSHHDTVKPNSAYTKDPYLPHVEDGKLFGLGSNDAGGCLVSLLATFTHFYEVENLSHNIIIVASAEEESSGPNGLNSMLPLLPKIELAIVGEPTLMQLAIAEKGLVVFDGKVSGTPSHAAHPNNNNAIYNTIEVLQWFKNYSFPKISEVLGEVKLTVTQIKAGNQHNVVPGHVDLVIDVRVNDCYSNKEIADILTKEAPCEMVPRSLRLNSSSIDKDHPLIQSGLALGRETYGSPTLSDQACLYCQSLKLGPGDSTRSHSADEFIYIREIEEGIDLYIKILEGFLLNK
- the argB gene encoding acetylglutamate kinase produces the protein MKKKLSIIKIGGNILENEEELHTFLDVFSAMEGPKILVHGGGKMATQIAAKLGIESKMIGGRRITDTEELKVITMVYGGLANKNIVAQLQARGTNAIGLSGADGNTIRAVKRPVKEIDYGFAGDVEEVNTLAIYQLLQAEFTPVFCAITHDMHGQLLNTNADTIASEVAIGMSDAFETTLYYCFEKKGVLLDITNEDSVVKHLEPGNYQELLEKKIIADGMLPKLENCFYALHKNVGKVCIGDISMLAPKATLYTTITL
- a CDS encoding acetylornithine carbamoyltransferase, with product MQHYLSLKDIDSLPQWVEEAKSLKAAPLQHKALGAGKTICLLFFNNSLRTRLSTQKAAMNLGMEVIVMNFGSEGWALEYDDGTIMDQGTSEHIKEAAQVVAQYCDVVAIRAFATLTNKEQDEAEVVLNGFKKYAGIPVINMESSVGHPLQALADAITLSENNTKKRPKVVLSWAPHPKALPHAVANSFVEMMQLQDAEFVITHPKGYELNPEITKNSKIEYDQDKALEDADFVYVKNWSNYQDYGKVLHQDKNWTMTAKKLDKAKFMHCLPVRRNIVVADDVLDGEQSLVIEQANNRTYAAQIVLKKVLHGLES
- the argH gene encoding argininosuccinate lyase, with the translated sequence MKLWDKGFSTDKKIDHFTVGNDRELDLLLAKYDVIASKAHAKMLGKIGLLTSKETNDLVRELDNIAKTIEKGKFVIEDSFEDMHSKIEYVLTEKLGDTGKKIHTARSRNDQVLVAMHLYLKAELTEIKGEVKVLFDLLLNLADKYKSVLIPGYTHLQIAMPSSFGLWFSAYAESLVDDLYFVDAAFKVADQNPLGSAAGYGSSFPIDRDFTTAEMGFETMKYNVVAAQMGRGKVEKAAAFGMSNIAATLSKMAMDICLYMSQNFNFISFPDELTTGSSIMPHKKNPDVFELVRGKCNRLQAVPNQLILITNNLPSGYHRDLQLVKEVIVPAIQDLKACLEILTFSLREIRVNEAILEDPKYDYLFSVDTLNELVLSGVPFRDAYKKMGKEINEGTFSPKRDIKHTHKGSLGNLCLAEIRKKMEKIA
- a CDS encoding pseudouridine synthase, giving the protein MSRSDSNDDKKASGRQGGNFRKKSFSRGNAPLKKNNDAKPASDPNVMRLNRYVANSGVCSRRDADIYISAGNITVNGKPITEMGYKVKLTDEVKFDGRLLNPEKKEYVLLNKPKDFVTSAKDEHGRRTVSSLITHASKSKLLPIGKMDKTATGLLLFTNDGEMSKRLAKPKNGVRKIYHVELNKNLRGEDLQKIKDGIQIEESVVRVDDVSFIDNAPKREVGIELRSTRNKIVQRIFEELEYEVVKLDRVVYAGLTKKDLPRGHWRYLTDQEVINLGMIK
- a CDS encoding mevalonate kinase, with the translated sequence MKGPLFYSKILLFGEYGIIKDSKGLSIPYNFFKGALKSPDKDSEQAKKSNASLKEFAEYLEQVQQENTSLVRFNLEALKNDLATGMYFDSSIPQGYGVGSSGALVAAIYDKYGLDKITVLENLTREKLLKLKSIFSKMESFYHGNSSGLDPLNSYLSLPILINSRDNIESTSIPSQNFDGKGAVFLLDSGSIGETAPMVHLFMEQMKHEGFRSMLKDQFIKHTDACVEDFITGNIKSLFGNLKQLSNVVLDNFKPMIPVEFHKLWKQGLESNDYYLKLCGSGGGGYILGFTEDIQKTRKILKDYNLEVVYNF
- a CDS encoding geranylgeranylglycerol-phosphate geranylgeranyltransferase, giving the protein MLSRKNKLLLLKVLSLFSVIRGYNILMIVLAQYLASIYILAPNLPLREVVLDLNLFVIVVVSALVIAGGYIINNFYDAEKDLINKPRKSMLDRLVSQRTKLSTYFVLNFISVFLASYVSFKAVLFFSAYIFGIWFYSHKLKKLPFLGNFVSASLAIAPFFAVFVYYKNFEIGIFVHALFLFLLILAREMIKDLENIAGDLVQNYKTIPILYGVTFSKICITILIVLTLVPSLLLIEYFDVGYMYIYFIASIFFQIGFLILLIKANNKKHYVWLHIILKLIIIAGVFSILLIDIDLVLNRILR
- a CDS encoding diphosphomevalonate/mevalonate 3,5-bisphosphate decarboxylase family protein, with the translated sequence MMEKNFIPVNCTSPVVDGMVTYKSPSNIALIKYWGKKENQVPANPSISFTLDSCATTTSLKYTKLDVPSEDFSFELFFGGKPKPDFKPKIQTFLTRVAPYLPFLKSYHFVIETSNSFPHSSGIASSASGMSALALCLMHIEKQLNPDMEVAFFNTKASFLARLGSGSASRSIKGPLMQWGQHQNTEGSSDFYAIEYPYKVHQVFEGFQDTILLVDKGQKQVSSTVGHNLMHNHPFAERRFEQAHDNLTELQKVLADGDLTNFVKIVESEALTLHAMMMSSLPYFMLMKPNTLQIINKIWEFRATSKLHICFTLDAGANVHVLYPASEKELILQFIKDELVAYCENQQYICDQIGDGAVAF